The Bombus vancouverensis nearcticus chromosome 2, iyBomVanc1_principal, whole genome shotgun sequence genome window below encodes:
- the LOC117161577 gene encoding homologous-pairing protein 2 homolog, which yields MTDTVYKYMKTQNRPYSINDLVSNLHNEYGKTAVQKAIDKLVAEGKIFEKVYGKQKIYCPVQDTSHDMDELMRMNRELQSHANEVEGKYQELQEEIKVQEALLLSIKSSITIEEAKKQKVKLKERIEVLTNKLDGLMEASGTEDLTETKRKAEEALNEYSREYSKRKRLCTDILDCILDNYPSSKTELYEEIGIDLKIV from the exons ATGACGGAcactgtatataaatatatgaaaacaCAAAACAGACCTTATAGTATTAATGACTTAGTTTCAAATCTTCATAACGAATATGGCAAAACAGCTGTACAAAAAGCTATAGATAAATTGGTTGCTGAAGGAAAGATATTTGAAAAA GTTTATGGAAAACAGAAGATCTATTGTCCAGTGCAGGATACATCTCACGATATGGATGAATTAATGAGGATGAACAGAGAATTACAAAGTCATGCAAATGAAGTTGAAGGCAAGTATCAAGAGCTTCAAGAAGAAATTAAAGTACAGGAGGCTTTATTGTTATCTATAAAGTCCTCCATTACAATCGAAGAAGCAAAGAAACAGAAAGTTAAGCTTAAAGAAAGAATTGAAGTATTGACAAATAAATTGGATGGACTAATGGAAGCAAGTGGTACTGAAGATTTAACTGAAACCAAAAGAAAAGCAGAGGAAGCACTAAATGAATATTCACGTGAATATTCAAAACGGAAACGCCTATGCACTGATATTTTAGATTGTATATTGGATAACTATCCTAGTAGTAAAACAGAGTTATACGAGGAAATAGGAATAGatctaaaaattgtttaa
- the sona gene encoding sol narae metalloprotease isoform X1, with product MIRALVLLCMAVLPLVRCHKIHEHMTREEMLSVFHTGHESGNHVPTYEVIPVLHSMHKRSTEKPEIHLKAFGKDISLSLKPTEGLLTANHLPMWTVTKNASQPGGLHYEKVTNADVDIGDIYQDTTNMASILLHRDANGKVLVDGNIGAELVIRPLPDRILNEVVNKNSNLHGEELLPNVTRSKGNLKRTSHHVVYKKVTRPNGDEYSDFTLMEPDHLAKRYRSKRSIAARTKREAPYVIYPEILCIVDYDGYRLHGGDNVQIKRYFVSFWNGVDLRYKLLKGPKIRISIAGIIISRGRDATPYLERNRVGRDAIDSAAALTDMGKYLFRERRLPVYDIAVAVTKLDMCRRQYANDVCNRGTAGFAYVGGACVVNKRLEKVNSVAIIEDTGGFSGIIVAAHEVGHLLGAVHDGSPPPSYLGGPGAEKCRWEDGYIMSDLRHTEKGFKWSHCSVSSFHHFLNGDTATCLYNAPHEDEALPRVLPGKLLSLDAQCRKDRGTSACFKDDRVCAQLFCFDAGSGYCVAYRPAAEGSPCGDGQYCLNGKCVAEHENIIPDYTQNIPTYVRRDSSFNPTANNRPLYAQYNNTDYRYPWESTTYSTPQSKFKYSSPSSNLFSSTSNPYKRVTSFATTPATKYTYTTASYLYVNKYKTKVNISNDASYSKNGYAGGTTTRNYSYYTVSPISKINDLNYPKISPFRHKGTVSMVLATADEKDQNGPQNDAREPEDDECTDVGSDCAELIDRLRTWLCHLQSVKSRCCASLKTICAA from the exons ATCCACGAACACATGACAAGGGAGGAGATGTTATCGGTGTTTCACACGGGACACGAGTCTGGTAATCACG TACCGACGTACGAAGTTATACCAGTGTTGCATTCAATGCACAAGAGAAGTACAGAGAAGCCGGAGATACACCTGAAGGCCTTCGGCAAGGACATCAGTCTGTCGCTGAAGCCTACGGAAGGGTTGCTGACAGCGAACCACTTGCCTATGTGGACTGTGACGAAGAACGCGTCGCAACCTGGTGGCCTCCACTATGAAAAGGTGACGAAT GCCGACGTAGATATCGGTGACATCTATCAAGACACGACGAACATGGCGTCAATTCTGCTGCACCGGGACGCGAATGGGAAAGTGCTCGTT GATGGTAATATCGGTGCAGAACTAGTGATTCGACCATTGCCAGATAGGATATTAAATGAAGTAGTAAACAAGAACTCGAATCTTCACGGAGAAGAGTTGCTGCCAAACGTAACGCGAAGTAAAGGGAACTTGAAGCGCACGAGCCATCACGTGGTGTACAAGAAAGTGACTCGTCCAAACGGCGACGAGTACAGCGATTTCA CGCTGATGGAGCCCGATCACTTGGCCAAGAGGTACAgatcgaaacgatcgatcgcCGCCAGAACAAAGAGGGAAGCACCGTATGTGATCTACCCGGAAATCCTCTGCATCGTCGACTATGATGGATATAG ATTACATGGCGGTGATAACGTGCAAATCAAAAGATACTTTGTGTCCTTCTGGAACGGAGTAGACCTAAGGTACAAGCTGTTAAAAGGGCCAAAGATCCGCATCAGTATCGCTGGAATCATTATATCACGG GGCAGAGATGCTACACCGTATTTGGAAAGAAATCGCGTCGGACGAGACGCGATCGATTCGGCAGCTGCGTTGACCGACATGGGCAAATATCTCTTCCGAGAGAGACGACTTCCTGTGTACGACATCGCCGTCGCTGTCACAAA ATTAGATATGTGCAGGAGGCAATACGCGAATGACGTGTGCAATAGAGGAACCGCAG GATTCGCGTATGTGGGTGGAGCTTGTGTCGTGAATAAGCGTCTGGAAAAGGTGAATTCGGTCGCTATTATCGAAGACACAGGCGGATTTAGCGGAATTATCGTTGCAGCCCACGAAGTTGGTCATTT GCTGGGCGCAGTTCACGATGGCTCACCGCCACCTAGCTATCTCGGAGGACCAGGAGCCGAAAAATGTCGTTGGGAGGATGGCTACATAATGAGCGATCTCAGACACACAGAGAAAGGCTTTAAGTGGTCCCATTGCAGCGTATCGTCGTTTCATCATTTCTTGAA CGGCGACACAGCAACGTGTTTGTACAACGCACCTCACGAAGACGAAGCTCTTCCTAGAGTTCTACCTGGGAAGCTTCTTTCGTTGGATGCGCAATGTCGGAAAGATCGTGGAACGAGCGCCTGTTTC aAAGACGACAGAGTTTGTGCTCAACTATTTTGCTTTGACGCTGGCTCAGGATATTGTGTGGCATATCGTCCAGCGGCCGAAGGTTCTCCTTGCGGAGACGGTCag TATTGCCTAAACGGAAAGTGCGTGGCCGAACACGAAAATATTATCCCAGATTATACGCAAAACATTCCAACGTACGTGCGCCGAGATAGCAGTTTCAACCCGACAGCCAACAATCGGCCTCTGTATGCTCAATATAACAACACAGACTACAG GTATCCGTGGGAATCGACGACATACAGCACGCCACAATCGAAATTTAAATACTCCTCGCCGTCGTCGAATCTCTTCTCGTCGACGAGCAATCCTTACAAACGCGTCACATCGTTCGCCACTACCCCGGCGACCAAATACACCTACACCACTGCCAGTTATCTGTACGTCAATAAATACAAGACTAAAGTAAATATTAGTAACGATGCTAGTTATAGTAAGAACGGATACGCTGGTGGTACTACTACTAGGAATTATTCGTACTATACAGTTAGTCCGATATCAAAGATCAACGATCTGAATTATCCGAAAATTAGCCCGTTCAGACATAAGGGCACGGTGAGCATGGTGTTAGCAACAGCAGACGAAAAGGATCAGAACGGGCCTCAAAACGATGCTCGCG aaCCAGAGGACGATGAGTGCACGGACGTGGGGTCAGATTGCGCGGAGCTGATTGACAGGCTGAGGACATGGCTGTGCCATTTGCAATCTGTGAAAAGCCGCTGCTGCGCGTCCCTAAAGACGATCTGCGCCGCTTGA
- the sona gene encoding sol narae metalloprotease isoform X3, whose product MIRALVLLCMAVLPLVRCHKIHEHMTREEMLSVFHTGHESVPTYEVIPVLHSMHKRSTEKPEIHLKAFGKDISLSLKPTEGLLTANHLPMWTVTKNASQPGGLHYEKVTNADVDIGDIYQDTTNMASILLHRDANGKVLVDGNIGAELVIRPLPDRILNEVVNKNSNLHGEELLPNVTRSKGNLKRTSHHVVYKKVTRPNGDEYSDFTLMEPDHLAKRYRSKRSIAARTKREAPYVIYPEILCIVDYDGYRLHGGDNVQIKRYFVSFWNGVDLRYKLLKGPKIRISIAGIIISRGRDATPYLERNRVGRDAIDSAAALTDMGKYLFRERRLPVYDIAVAVTKLDMCRRQYANDVCNRGTAGFAYVGGACVVNKRLEKVNSVAIIEDTGGFSGIIVAAHEVGHLLGAVHDGSPPPSYLGGPGAEKCRWEDGYIMSDLRHTEKGFKWSHCSVSSFHHFLNGDTATCLYNAPHEDEALPRVLPGKLLSLDAQCRKDRGTSACFKDDRVCAQLFCFDAGSGYCVAYRPAAEGSPCGDGQYCLNGKCVAEHENIIPDYTQNIPTYVRRDSSFNPTANNRPLYAQYNNTDYRYPWESTTYSTPQSKFKYSSPSSNLFSSTSNPYKRVTSFATTPATKYTYTTASYLYVNKYKTKVNISNDASYSKNGYAGGTTTRNYSYYTVSPISKINDLNYPKISPFRHKGTVSMVLATADEKDQNGPQNDAREPEDDECTDVGSDCAELIDRLRTWLCHLQSVKSRCCASLKTICAA is encoded by the exons ATCCACGAACACATGACAAGGGAGGAGATGTTATCGGTGTTTCACACGGGACACGAGTCTG TACCGACGTACGAAGTTATACCAGTGTTGCATTCAATGCACAAGAGAAGTACAGAGAAGCCGGAGATACACCTGAAGGCCTTCGGCAAGGACATCAGTCTGTCGCTGAAGCCTACGGAAGGGTTGCTGACAGCGAACCACTTGCCTATGTGGACTGTGACGAAGAACGCGTCGCAACCTGGTGGCCTCCACTATGAAAAGGTGACGAAT GCCGACGTAGATATCGGTGACATCTATCAAGACACGACGAACATGGCGTCAATTCTGCTGCACCGGGACGCGAATGGGAAAGTGCTCGTT GATGGTAATATCGGTGCAGAACTAGTGATTCGACCATTGCCAGATAGGATATTAAATGAAGTAGTAAACAAGAACTCGAATCTTCACGGAGAAGAGTTGCTGCCAAACGTAACGCGAAGTAAAGGGAACTTGAAGCGCACGAGCCATCACGTGGTGTACAAGAAAGTGACTCGTCCAAACGGCGACGAGTACAGCGATTTCA CGCTGATGGAGCCCGATCACTTGGCCAAGAGGTACAgatcgaaacgatcgatcgcCGCCAGAACAAAGAGGGAAGCACCGTATGTGATCTACCCGGAAATCCTCTGCATCGTCGACTATGATGGATATAG ATTACATGGCGGTGATAACGTGCAAATCAAAAGATACTTTGTGTCCTTCTGGAACGGAGTAGACCTAAGGTACAAGCTGTTAAAAGGGCCAAAGATCCGCATCAGTATCGCTGGAATCATTATATCACGG GGCAGAGATGCTACACCGTATTTGGAAAGAAATCGCGTCGGACGAGACGCGATCGATTCGGCAGCTGCGTTGACCGACATGGGCAAATATCTCTTCCGAGAGAGACGACTTCCTGTGTACGACATCGCCGTCGCTGTCACAAA ATTAGATATGTGCAGGAGGCAATACGCGAATGACGTGTGCAATAGAGGAACCGCAG GATTCGCGTATGTGGGTGGAGCTTGTGTCGTGAATAAGCGTCTGGAAAAGGTGAATTCGGTCGCTATTATCGAAGACACAGGCGGATTTAGCGGAATTATCGTTGCAGCCCACGAAGTTGGTCATTT GCTGGGCGCAGTTCACGATGGCTCACCGCCACCTAGCTATCTCGGAGGACCAGGAGCCGAAAAATGTCGTTGGGAGGATGGCTACATAATGAGCGATCTCAGACACACAGAGAAAGGCTTTAAGTGGTCCCATTGCAGCGTATCGTCGTTTCATCATTTCTTGAA CGGCGACACAGCAACGTGTTTGTACAACGCACCTCACGAAGACGAAGCTCTTCCTAGAGTTCTACCTGGGAAGCTTCTTTCGTTGGATGCGCAATGTCGGAAAGATCGTGGAACGAGCGCCTGTTTC aAAGACGACAGAGTTTGTGCTCAACTATTTTGCTTTGACGCTGGCTCAGGATATTGTGTGGCATATCGTCCAGCGGCCGAAGGTTCTCCTTGCGGAGACGGTCag TATTGCCTAAACGGAAAGTGCGTGGCCGAACACGAAAATATTATCCCAGATTATACGCAAAACATTCCAACGTACGTGCGCCGAGATAGCAGTTTCAACCCGACAGCCAACAATCGGCCTCTGTATGCTCAATATAACAACACAGACTACAG GTATCCGTGGGAATCGACGACATACAGCACGCCACAATCGAAATTTAAATACTCCTCGCCGTCGTCGAATCTCTTCTCGTCGACGAGCAATCCTTACAAACGCGTCACATCGTTCGCCACTACCCCGGCGACCAAATACACCTACACCACTGCCAGTTATCTGTACGTCAATAAATACAAGACTAAAGTAAATATTAGTAACGATGCTAGTTATAGTAAGAACGGATACGCTGGTGGTACTACTACTAGGAATTATTCGTACTATACAGTTAGTCCGATATCAAAGATCAACGATCTGAATTATCCGAAAATTAGCCCGTTCAGACATAAGGGCACGGTGAGCATGGTGTTAGCAACAGCAGACGAAAAGGATCAGAACGGGCCTCAAAACGATGCTCGCG aaCCAGAGGACGATGAGTGCACGGACGTGGGGTCAGATTGCGCGGAGCTGATTGACAGGCTGAGGACATGGCTGTGCCATTTGCAATCTGTGAAAAGCCGCTGCTGCGCGTCCCTAAAGACGATCTGCGCCGCTTGA
- the sona gene encoding sol narae metalloprotease isoform X2 gives MIRALVLLCMAVLPLVRCHKIHEHMTREEMLSVFHTGHESGNHVPTYEVIPVLHSMHKRSTEKPEIHLKAFGKDISLSLKPTEGLLTANHLPMWTVTKNASQPGGLHYEKVTNADVDIGDIYQDTTNMASILLHRDANGKVLVDGNIGAELVIRPLPDRILNEVVNKNSNLHGEELLPNVTRSKGNLKRTSHHVVYKKVTRPNGDEYSDFTLMEPDHLAKRYRSKRSIAARTKREAPYVIYPEILCIVDYDGYRLHGGDNVQIKRYFVSFWNGVDLRYKLLKGPKIRISIAGIIISRGRDATPYLERNRVGRDAIDSAAALTDMGKYLFRERRLPVYDIAVAVTKYDMCRRRKGGRCTKGTAGFAYVGGACVVNKRLEKVNSVAIIEDTGGFSGIIVAAHEVGHLLGAVHDGSPPPSYLGGPGAEKCRWEDGYIMSDLRHTEKGFKWSHCSVSSFHHFLNGDTATCLYNAPHEDEALPRVLPGKLLSLDAQCRKDRGTSACFKDDRVCAQLFCFDAGSGYCVAYRPAAEGSPCGDGQYCLNGKCVAEHENIIPDYTQNIPTYVRRDSSFNPTANNRPLYAQYNNTDYRYPWESTTYSTPQSKFKYSSPSSNLFSSTSNPYKRVTSFATTPATKYTYTTASYLYVNKYKTKVNISNDASYSKNGYAGGTTTRNYSYYTVSPISKINDLNYPKISPFRHKGTVSMVLATADEKDQNGPQNDAREPEDDECTDVGSDCAELIDRLRTWLCHLQSVKSRCCASLKTICAA, from the exons ATCCACGAACACATGACAAGGGAGGAGATGTTATCGGTGTTTCACACGGGACACGAGTCTGGTAATCACG TACCGACGTACGAAGTTATACCAGTGTTGCATTCAATGCACAAGAGAAGTACAGAGAAGCCGGAGATACACCTGAAGGCCTTCGGCAAGGACATCAGTCTGTCGCTGAAGCCTACGGAAGGGTTGCTGACAGCGAACCACTTGCCTATGTGGACTGTGACGAAGAACGCGTCGCAACCTGGTGGCCTCCACTATGAAAAGGTGACGAAT GCCGACGTAGATATCGGTGACATCTATCAAGACACGACGAACATGGCGTCAATTCTGCTGCACCGGGACGCGAATGGGAAAGTGCTCGTT GATGGTAATATCGGTGCAGAACTAGTGATTCGACCATTGCCAGATAGGATATTAAATGAAGTAGTAAACAAGAACTCGAATCTTCACGGAGAAGAGTTGCTGCCAAACGTAACGCGAAGTAAAGGGAACTTGAAGCGCACGAGCCATCACGTGGTGTACAAGAAAGTGACTCGTCCAAACGGCGACGAGTACAGCGATTTCA CGCTGATGGAGCCCGATCACTTGGCCAAGAGGTACAgatcgaaacgatcgatcgcCGCCAGAACAAAGAGGGAAGCACCGTATGTGATCTACCCGGAAATCCTCTGCATCGTCGACTATGATGGATATAG ATTACATGGCGGTGATAACGTGCAAATCAAAAGATACTTTGTGTCCTTCTGGAACGGAGTAGACCTAAGGTACAAGCTGTTAAAAGGGCCAAAGATCCGCATCAGTATCGCTGGAATCATTATATCACGG GGCAGAGATGCTACACCGTATTTGGAAAGAAATCGCGTCGGACGAGACGCGATCGATTCGGCAGCTGCGTTGACCGACATGGGCAAATATCTCTTCCGAGAGAGACGACTTCCTGTGTACGACATCGCCGTCGCTGTCACAAA GTATGATATGTGCCGTCGTAGGAAAGGCGGCCGCTGCACTAAGGGAACTGCCG GATTCGCGTATGTGGGTGGAGCTTGTGTCGTGAATAAGCGTCTGGAAAAGGTGAATTCGGTCGCTATTATCGAAGACACAGGCGGATTTAGCGGAATTATCGTTGCAGCCCACGAAGTTGGTCATTT GCTGGGCGCAGTTCACGATGGCTCACCGCCACCTAGCTATCTCGGAGGACCAGGAGCCGAAAAATGTCGTTGGGAGGATGGCTACATAATGAGCGATCTCAGACACACAGAGAAAGGCTTTAAGTGGTCCCATTGCAGCGTATCGTCGTTTCATCATTTCTTGAA CGGCGACACAGCAACGTGTTTGTACAACGCACCTCACGAAGACGAAGCTCTTCCTAGAGTTCTACCTGGGAAGCTTCTTTCGTTGGATGCGCAATGTCGGAAAGATCGTGGAACGAGCGCCTGTTTC aAAGACGACAGAGTTTGTGCTCAACTATTTTGCTTTGACGCTGGCTCAGGATATTGTGTGGCATATCGTCCAGCGGCCGAAGGTTCTCCTTGCGGAGACGGTCag TATTGCCTAAACGGAAAGTGCGTGGCCGAACACGAAAATATTATCCCAGATTATACGCAAAACATTCCAACGTACGTGCGCCGAGATAGCAGTTTCAACCCGACAGCCAACAATCGGCCTCTGTATGCTCAATATAACAACACAGACTACAG GTATCCGTGGGAATCGACGACATACAGCACGCCACAATCGAAATTTAAATACTCCTCGCCGTCGTCGAATCTCTTCTCGTCGACGAGCAATCCTTACAAACGCGTCACATCGTTCGCCACTACCCCGGCGACCAAATACACCTACACCACTGCCAGTTATCTGTACGTCAATAAATACAAGACTAAAGTAAATATTAGTAACGATGCTAGTTATAGTAAGAACGGATACGCTGGTGGTACTACTACTAGGAATTATTCGTACTATACAGTTAGTCCGATATCAAAGATCAACGATCTGAATTATCCGAAAATTAGCCCGTTCAGACATAAGGGCACGGTGAGCATGGTGTTAGCAACAGCAGACGAAAAGGATCAGAACGGGCCTCAAAACGATGCTCGCG aaCCAGAGGACGATGAGTGCACGGACGTGGGGTCAGATTGCGCGGAGCTGATTGACAGGCTGAGGACATGGCTGTGCCATTTGCAATCTGTGAAAAGCCGCTGCTGCGCGTCCCTAAAGACGATCTGCGCCGCTTGA